Proteins from a genomic interval of Coccinella septempunctata chromosome 2, icCocSept1.1, whole genome shotgun sequence:
- the LOC123307953 gene encoding Werner Syndrome-like exonuclease, with protein METFQPRMRLRSAVTPEEREANNKKIPKVSKDTLPYIEFIGKIVYETDLIGCAMACDELLKVAKQSEEILVIGFDMEWPFSFKTGPGKTALIQISPNLDITYLLHVSEMKNLPAGLCELLAHPKIRLTGNNIKNDIRKLARDFKVTDVEKIIENCIDCGVFANDVLSFSRRWSLAALVEYLLNMRISKDKKVRMSKWGVIPLSKEQMIYAATDTYASLKVYLEIKKLKNDPSLIEKLPQIV; from the exons atggAAACATTCCAGCCTAGAATGAGATTACGCTCTGCGGTAACACCTGAGGAAAGAGAAGCAAAT aataagaaaatacctaaagtttccaAGGATACCCTAccttatattgaatttattggaaAAATTGTGTACGAGACTGATTTGATAGGGTGTGCTATGGCTTGTGATGAATTATT GAAAGTTGCGAAACAAAGTGAAGAAATATTAGTTATTGGATTTGATATGGAATGGCCTTTCAGCTTCAAAACAGGGCCTGGAAAAACTGCATTAATACAAATTTCACCAAATTTAGACATAACATATCTCTTACATgtaagtgaaatgaaaaatttaccagCAGGTTTATGTGAGCTTTTGGCTCATCCAAAAATTCGGTTGACAGGTAACAATATTAAAAA TGACATAAGAAAGCTTGCCAGAGACTTTAAAGTTACAGATGTGGAGAAAATAATTGAGAATTGTATAGACTGTGGAGTATTTGCTAATGACGTACTATCATTCTCTAGGAGATGGAGCCTTGCAGCATTAGTTGAATATTTA ttgAATATGAGAATCAGTAAAGACAAAAAAGTAAGAATGAGTAAATGGGGTGTCATACCTTTGAGCAAAGAGCAGATGATTTATGCTGCAACAGATACTTAT GCATCTTTAAAGGTATACCTTGAAAtcaagaagttgaaaaatgATCCATCCTTGATAGAAAAATTACCACAGATCGTTTAG
- the LOC123308250 gene encoding thyroglobulin-like, giving the protein MIFPLFLTSLFVLVRSLDYELVTDYSVNDCLMVNNGQRQNYYALDTDKFPYCAKYEDNDVTKTCDPNDDKSCAPGLKCGDNNKCELDSSSCFKYYADIEGNENILELLWTPDCQDDGTWAPKQCKGGSAGRCFCYDKKGKRIFGDAFRENSANMTCACSRRKAELLDSSNPNKRTYVSFHCDYQGNYEELQCDSGHCWCVEPKSGEPKSMLVPESAMKYLPCSNKLQGSQYLRKCESQAYAQTKLIEIMKRYGTTSPNIQIIACGNDGSYGPYTIQNPSVYCVKRNNEKMSYHQDIKQLGKINCNCAHDSDLYSQIGKPFSLVCSDNGNYVPLQSIVEGDKVKRFCVDSDGNKKVDNVDEDQTNEFCNKYYD; this is encoded by the exons atgatttttcctttatttttgaCTTCTTTATTTGTTCTGGTGCGAAGTTTGGATTACGAATTAGTGACAGATTACAGTGTGAATGATTGTTTGATGGTAAATAATGGTCAAAGACAGAATTACTACGCTCTGGATACAGATAAATTTCCTTATTGTGCCAAATATGAAGATAATGATG TGACGAAAACTTGTGATCCCAATGATGATAAATCCTGTGCTCCTGGATTGAAATGTGGCGATAACAATAAGTGCGAGCTTGATTCAAGCTCTTGTTTCAAATACTATGCCGatattgaaggaaatgaaaatattctggAATTATTGTGGACACCTGACTGCCAAGATGATGGAACGTGGGCCCCCAAACAGTGCAAAGGAGGAAGTGCTGGAAG GTGTTTTTGTTATGACAAAAAAGGAAAGAGGATTTTTGGAGATGCTTTCAGAGAAAACAGCGCCAATATGACTTGCG CTTGCAGTAGAAGAAAAGCAGAACTTCTCGACTCTTCAAACCCCAATAAAAGGACTTATGTGAGTTTCCATTGTGATTATCAAGGAAATTATGAAGAACTACAATGCGACAGTGGTCACTGTTGGTGTGTAGAGCCCAAAAGCGGAGAGCCTAAATCAATGTTAGTTCCTGAAAGTGCAATGAAATACTTACCATGCT CTAATAAACTGCAAGGTTCCCAATATTTGAGAAAGTGTGAATCCCAGGCCTATGCACAAACAAAATTAATAGAGATAATGAAGAGATATGGTACTACTTCTCCAAATATTCAGATAATAGCTTGTGGCAATGATGGTAGTTATGGACCATATACAATACAAAACCCATC AGTGTACTGTGTGAAaaggaataacgaaaaaatgtCCTACCACCAAGATATAAAACAGCTAGGAAAAATTAATTGTA ATTGTGCTCATGATTCAGACTTGTACAGTCAAATAGGAAAGCCATTCTCTTTAGTCTGCAGTGATAATGGTAACTATGTGCCCCTTCAAAGTATTGTGGAAGGAGATAAGGTGAAAAGATTTTGTGTGGACAGCGATGGAAATAAGAAAGTGGACAATGTAGATGAGGACCAAACAAATGAATTTTGTAATAAATACTACGattga